A window from Neobacillus sp. PS3-40 encodes these proteins:
- a CDS encoding DNA alkylation repair protein, which yields MDTPYRCPNCKTNRSRFNLIQQVPQSVKMDPHSGVIIHEYASSELEPFHLPYKGPEYKVQCAACGLIEEELTFIKFGEQPI from the coding sequence GTGGATACTCCATACAGATGCCCTAATTGTAAAACAAATCGAAGTCGTTTCAATCTTATTCAACAAGTTCCCCAATCAGTCAAGATGGATCCGCATTCCGGTGTAATTATTCATGAATATGCTTCAAGTGAATTAGAACCCTTTCATCTTCCATACAAGGGCCCCGAATATAAGGTACAATGTGCCGCCTGCGGACTCATTGAAGAAGAATTAACTTTTATTAAATTTGGCGAACAGCCGATATAA